From one Odontesthes bonariensis isolate fOdoBon6 chromosome 14, fOdoBon6.hap1, whole genome shotgun sequence genomic stretch:
- the LOC142399165 gene encoding integrin alpha-6-like, which yields MEGLITRGLWLLTFLLGCGQLSAFNLDTKNVLRRNGDPGSLFGFSLAMHRQLSPVDKTILLIGAPRAKALNGQRSKVTGGLYSCDMSSTTKACTRVIFDNQETEEDIKENQWMGVTVNSQGPGGKVVTCAHRYQNVNPSANTRAIIGRCYVLGQDLTIDTTSPEEGDNWHFCKGRNIGHELFGSCQQGLSAVFDKDYHYLIFGAPGAYNWKGEVHMEQRNDTLYSMGIYFDGPFETADEKKLNPDLVPVPTNSYLGFSLDSGKSLTKKGQLTVVAGAPRANHSGAVVLLKKGGDLTNILVKEFILEGEGLASSFGYDLAVLDFNKDGWEDIVVGAPQYFEKDGEIGGAVYIYINKAGKWNKVTPTRIDGPKDSMFGLAVENLGDINQDGYQDFAVGAPYDGDGMGKVYIYHGSNTDLKSLKAAQELRGKDVGVKLYGYSLAGNMDLDRNSYPDLAVGSLSDAVFVYRAQPVIKIEKKVTFSPSKIDLSTKNCGNSFCLTVEACFSYTAQPQSYGPRITVAYTLKADADRREKGLLPRARFTEASDSDNNYESKGKISMDTKGKEQCIRRKLAMQENIRDKLRAIPIDVSVAIEETKRKRRQTPAPQLPPVLDAKDEIPTREEVHFMKEGCEGNVCHSKLQMKYRYGFRTVDDEKFTPFELEKGVPLILLSNQKEIALEVTVTNLNGDDAHEASLIALLPRSLTYSGFRVSPDVKPVKCTANKDGSEAQCELGNPFKRDSETTFYIIMGTVGISRSSSELEVDLQIETTSEQQKQAIKAKAKVAIMLQLSLLGQAQPSQVYFSGKVKDESNMNTVSDVGSPVMHQFNILNLGKSLTDLGAVTLKIDWPKMTEKNDWLLYLVAINSSGIDHMDCTPEEINPRNLELKTRRRRAAENTLGDIEATFSRLEKVSKTLSCESGAKCVRIECHLTGLDSNAIITLTSRLWNSTFIQEYSKTHVEIKVKASLHVDSKTKSVVLQSAVTEARLTAFPERRAAQFGGVPWWIILLSILFGLLLLALLAFLLWKCGVFEKKNKEDTSEKEKLTSNA from the exons ACTGCTGATTGGCGCGCCAAGAGCAAAAGCCTTGAATGGTCAACGGTCTAAAGTGACAGGAGGGCTCTACAGCTGTGACATGAGCTCCACCACCAAAGCCTGCACGAGAGTTATCTTTGATAATCAGG AAACCGAGGAAGACATCAAAGAAAACCAATGGATGGGGGTGACTGTCAACAGTCAAGGGCCAGGCGGCAAGGTTGTG ACTTGTGCCCATCGCTACCAGAACGTGAACCCAAGTGCTAATACCCGTGCCATCATCGGTCGCTGCTACGTGCTGGGTCAAGACTTGACCATCGACACGACATCGCCCGAAGAGGGAGACAACTGGCATTTTTGTAAAGGCCGGAACATAGGCCACGAGCTGTTTGGCTCCTGCCAGCAGGGCCTCTCCGCTGTTTTTGATAAGGACTACCATTACCTCATCTTTGGAGCTCCCGGAGCTTACAACTGGAAAG GTGAGGTTCACATGGAGCAAAGGAATGACACTCTCTACAGCATGGGCATCTATTTCGATGGGCCGTTTGAGACAGCTGATGAGAAAAAACTGAACCCTGACCTGGTtcctgttcctaccaacagctACCTGG GATTTTCTCTGGACTCAGGGAAGAGTTTGACCAAGAAGGGCCAGCTGACGGTGGTGGCGGGAGCTCCCAGAGCAAACCACAGTGGCGCGGTGGTGCTGCTGAAGAAAGGCGGAGATTTGACCAACATCTTGGTTAAGGAGTTCATCTTGGAGGGGGAGGGATTGGCCTCGTCTTTCGGCTACGATCTGGCTGTGCTGGATTTCAACAAAGATGG ATGGGAGGACATAGTGGTGGGAGCACCTCAGTACTTTGAGAAGGATGGAGAAATTGGAGGAGCTGTCTACATCTACATCAACAAGGCTGGAAAGTGGAACAAAGTCACACCCACCAGAATAGATGGACCGAAGGACTCCATGTTCGGCCTGGCTGTGGAAAACCTGGGAGATATCAATCAGGATGGTTACCAag ATTTTGCAGTGGGAGCTCCTTATGATGGCGATGGCATGGGGAAAGTTTACATCTACCATGGATCGAACACTGATCTCAAGTCTTTGAAAGCTGCACAg GAGCTACGTGGCAAGGATGTTGGAGTGAAGCTGTATGGCTACTCTTTGGCAGGCAATATGGACCTCGATAGGAACTCCTATCCAGACCTCGCTGTCGGATCTCTCTCTGATGCCGTCTTTGTCTACAG AGCCCAACCAGTTATTAAAATCGAGAAGAAAGTCACTTTCTCACCAAGCAAAATCGACCTCAGCACAAAGAACTGTGGCAACAGTTTCTG CTTGACTGTTGAAGCATGCTTCTCCTACACTGCCCAGCCCCAGAGCTACGGTCCCAGAATAA CGGTGGCATACACCCTGAAGGCAGATGCTGACCGCAGGGAGAAAGGTCTTTTACCCAGGGCCAGGTTCACAGAGGCTTCTGATTCTGATAATAACTATGAGTCTAAGGGCAAGATCAGTATGGACACCAAAGGAAAAGAACAGTGTATTCGACGTAAACTTGCCATGCAG GAAAACATTAGAGATAAGCTACGTGCCATTCCCATCGATGTGTCTGTGGCTATTGAGGAGACCAAGCGCAAACGCAGACAGACCCCAGCTCCTCAACTGCCACCTGTGCTGGACGCCAAGGACGAAATTCCAACTCGAGAAGAG GTGCACTTCATGAAAGAGGGCTGTGAAGGGAACGTATGTCACAGCAAGCTGCAGATGAAATATCGCTATGGCTTCAGGACAGTCGACGACGAGAAGTTCACTCCATTTGAATT GGAGAAGGGTGTGCCACTGATTTTGCTCAGCAACCAAAAGGAAATTGCCTTGGAGGTCACAGTAACCAATCTGAATGGAGATGACGCACACGAAGCGTCCCTGATCGCCCTCTTGCCCCGCTCCCTGACCTACTCTGGTTTTCGTGTTTCACCCGAT GTAAAGCCGGTCAAATGCACAGCCAATAAAGATGGTTCCGAGGCTCAATGTGAGCTTGGGAACCCCTTCAAACGTGACTCAGAG ACAACCTTCTACATTATTATGGGCACTGTTGGCATCTCTCGCAGCTCTTCTGAACTGGAGGTAGATCTTCAGATAGAAAC GACAAGTGAACAGCAGAAACAAGCTATCAAAGCGAAGGCAAAGGTGGCCATCATGTTGCAGCTTTCTTTGTTAGG ACAAGCCCAGCCGTCTCAGGTCTACTTTTCTGGGAAAGTCAAGGATGAGTCAAATATGAACACTGTAAGCGACGTTGGAAGTCCTGTCATGCACCAATTCAAT ATACTCAACCTGGGGAAAAGCTTGACAGACTTAGGTGCCGTCACCTTGAAAATAGACTGGCCAAAGATGACAGAGAAGAATGATTGGCTTCTCTATCTGGTGGCAATCAACTCCTCTGGCATTGATCATATGGATTGCACTCCTGAAGAGATCAACCCTCGTAATCTT GAACTTAAAACCAGGAGGAGAAGAGCAGCAGAAAACACGCTGGGAGATATCGAGGCTACTTTTTCACGCTTAGAGAAAGTTTCAAAAACTCTG TCCTGTGAGAGTGGGGCAAAATGTGTGAGGATCGAGTGCCACCTGACGGGCTTGGACAGTAATGCAATCATCACTCTCACCTCTCGCCTCTGGAATTCCACCTTCATACAG gaatATTCCAAGACACATGTGGAGATAAAAGTGAAGGCATCTCTGCACGTTGATAGCAAAACAAAGAGCGTGGTGCTGCAGAGTGCTGTGACAGAG GCAAGATTGACTGCGTTCCCAGAGAGGCGCGCAGCTCAGTTTGGGGGAGTGCCGTGGTGGATCATCCTGCTGTCCATCCTGTTCGGGCTGCTGTTGTTGGCTTTACTTGCTTTTCTTCTTTGGAAG TGTGGAGTCTTtgagaaaaagaataaagaggACACATCTGAAAAAGAGAAGCTGACATCAAATGCATAA